CCTAAATTAGATCATATAGGGATAGCCGTAACCGACCTTGAAGCCTCCATTCAGGCCTACGAGACCCTCGGCTTCGCTGTCGAGTCCATCGACGAGGTTCCCGGTTTCGGAGTGAAGGTGGCGTTTCTCCCCATGGCCTGCGGCGCCGTGGAGCTGGTCCAGCCGGTGAATGAGGAC
The DNA window shown above is from bacterium and carries:
- a CDS encoding VOC family protein, which produces MKPKLDHIGIAVTDLEASIQAYETLGFAVESIDEVPGFGVKVAFLPMACGAVELVQPVNED